The following proteins are co-located in the Macrobrachium rosenbergii isolate ZJJX-2024 chromosome 26, ASM4041242v1, whole genome shotgun sequence genome:
- the LOC136852825 gene encoding uncharacterized protein: MGRGRLNHRTDLLYADGRSSHEGRNDETESCRQQDSTGGGFPGDGQFPGGSGFLGDGQFPGGGQFPLGGQFPGGGQFPGGGQSQGGGQSQGGGQFPLGGQFPGGGQFPEGGQSQGGGQSQGGGQFPLGGQFPGGGQSQGGGQFPGGSGFLGDGQFPGGGQFPLGGQFPGGGQFPGGGQSQGGGQSQGGGQFPLGGQFPGGGQFPEGGQSQGGGQSQGGGQFPLGGQFPGGGQSQGGGQFPGGGQFPLGGQFPGGGQSQGGGGGQFPGGFGGGAGGGGFGQGRPGSAGVTGSAGRPGGTGGNGGGGRPGGGGGAPRGGARP; the protein is encoded by the exons ATGGGAAGAGGCCGACTGAATCACAGGACAGATCTATTGTATGCAGACGGAAGAAGCTCTCATGAGG GGAGAAATGATGAAACTGAGAGTTGTCGTCAGCAAGACTCAACAGGTGGTGGATTCCCAGGAGATGGTCAGTTCCCAGGAGGTAGTGGATTCCTAGGAGATGGTCAGTTCCCAGGAGGTGGTCAATTCCCATTAGGTGGTCAGTTCCCAGGAGGTGGTCAGTTCCCAGGAGGTGGTCAGTCCCAAGGAGGTGGTCAGTCCCAAGGAGGTGGTCAGTTCCCATTAGGTGGTCAGTTCCCAGGAGGTGGTCAGTTCCCAGAAGGTGGTCAGTCCCAAGGAGGTGGTCAGTCCCAAGGAGGTGGTCAGTTCCCATTAGGTGGTCAGTTCCCAGGAGGTGGTCAGTCCCAAGGAGGTGGTCAGTTCCCAGGAGGTAGTGGATTCCTAGGAGATGGTCAGTTCCCAGGAGGTGGTCAATTCCCATTAGGTGGTCAGTTCCCAGGAGGTGGTCAGTTCCCAGGAGGTGGTCAGTCCCAAGGAGGTGGTCAGTCCCAAGGAGGTGGTCAGTTCCCATTAGGTGGTCAGTTCCCAGGAGGTGGTCAGTTCCCAGAAGGTGGTCAGTCCCAAGGAGGTGGTCAGTCCCAAGGAGGTGGTCAGTTCCCATTAGGTGGTCAGTTCCCAGGAGGTGGTCAGTCCCAAGGAGGTGGTCAGTTCCCAGGAGGTGGTCAGTTCCCATTAGGTGGTCAGTTCCCAGGAGGTGGTCAGTCCCAAGGAGGTG GAGGTGGTCAGTTCCCAGGTGGATTTGGTGGAGGTGCAGGAGGCGGTGGTTTTGGTCAAGGACGCCCAGGAAGTGCTGGAGTCACTGGTAGTGCAGGACGCCCAGGAGGCACAGGAGGCAATGGTGGTGGAGGACGCccaggaggtggtggtggtgctcCTAGGGGAGGGGCTAGGCCCTAA